The following nucleotide sequence is from Candidatus Methylomirabilota bacterium.
GAGATGACCGCGCGCATCGTACGCGCGCTCGAAAACCCGCACGTCGACATCCTGGCGCACCCGACCGGCCGGCTCATCGGAACGCGCGATCCATATGACGTCGATCTGGAGGCGGTCTTCGCCGCGGCGAGGCGGCACGGCAAGGCCATCGAGATCAACTCGTCGCCCGAACGGATGGACCTGGCCGACGTCCACGCCCGCCGGGCGGGCGAGCTGGGCATTCCCATCGCCGTGAACACCGACACCCACTATCTCTCCAACCTCGACAATCTCGAGCTGGGCCTCGGGATCGCCCGGCGCGCGTGGATCGGCCCGGCCCAGGTCCTCAATGCCCGGCCGCTGGCCGACCTGTTGGCCTGGGCCAGCCGCGGGCGCTGATCGCCGTGAAAGGAGCCCCGACATGTCCGTGAAGCTGTTCGTCGGAGGCCTCTCGTTCACCACCTCGAACGAGAGCCTGCGCGAGGCGTTCGCACGCTTCGGCACCGTCGCCTCCGCCCTGGTCATGACCGATCGCGAGACCGGTCGCTCGCGTGGCTTCGGGTTCGTGGAGATGTCGACGACCGAGGAGGCGGAGCGCGCCATCAGCGGGCTGAGCGGCTCGATGCTCGACGGACGGGCGATCCGCGTCGACAAGGCAACGCCGCGCGGCGCTCGGGGAACCGCTCCGGCGCGTCGGCCGAGCGGTCCGCCATCCAGCCGGGGAGGCTTCGGCGGCGGCGGCGCCGGCGGCGGTGGCGGCGGCTTTCCGCCGCGCGGGGGTGGGGGGGGTGGCGATCGCCCCTGGGGCGAGACGCGGGGGCCCGGGCGGGGCGGACAAGGTCGGGGCGAGCGGCGCCGCGGAAGCGGTGAGGGGGATCCGCGCCGGCCCGGCGGCCCGCGCCGGGGACGGCCGACCAACGAGCGCCGGAGCGACGACAAAGGGCGCCGGGGGGAGGACAGCGGTTACCGCTGGTGACGCTGGAGATACCAGTGATGGGGACCCTGAGGAGCTCCCTCGTTGCAGTCGCTCTTCTGTGGGTGTCCAGCTCGATGGCGGTCGCCCAGCAGCCGACTCCGGCGCCGTCGGACCTGTCGTTCACGGTGGGAGGCCGCGGCGTCGTCACCACCGGCAGGACCAAGTGGAGCGTGGCGGACTCCAGCGGATCCCCCAACGTGCTCTCCGAGCTCAGATGGCGCGGGGTGGACAGCTTCGTGGCCGAGGTCAACGCCGAGGTCGTCTGGAAGCGTATCGTGCTGCTCGGTAGCTTGGGCGGGGGCATCGTCAACCAGGGTGTCCTGATCGACGAGGACTTCGCCCTGGACGACAGGCAAGGGCAAACGGGGCGGACCCGCTCCGACGTCACGGGCGACGGCCTGTTCTACATGAACACCGACGTCGGCCTCCGGGTGTTCACCTGGGGCGATCCCCGGACGCCGGCGTCGCTCGGGTACGTCGACCTCTTCGTCGGCTATCAATACTGGCGCGAGGAGTACGAGGCCTCCGGGGCCAAAGGCTTCATCCCCGTCCGAAACCCTCCTCCTCCCTCCGTCCCGGTCGGGATCCCGACGAGCGTCGAGGTCATCCGCGAGGAGTTCACCTGGCAGAGCCTCCGCGTCGGCGGGCGGGCCCGGGTCCCGGTGTACCGGGGGCTCGCGGCCAAGCTGAGCGCGGTGATCCTGCCCTGGTCCTACTCCCGGCTCGAGGACGTCCACCTGCTCAGGTCCGACCTCAAGCAGGACCCCAGCTTCGTGGCGGAAGCCCAGGGCGGCTTCGGCGTCCAGCTTGACGCAGGGCTGAGCTACAGCGTCTGGCGTGGGCTCTCGGCCGAGGCCGGCTTTCGGTACTGGCG
It contains:
- a CDS encoding RNA-binding protein: MSVKLFVGGLSFTTSNESLREAFARFGTVASALVMTDRETGRSRGFGFVEMSTTEEAERAISGLSGSMLDGRAIRVDKATPRGARGTAPARRPSGPPSSRGGFGGGGAGGGGGGFPPRGGGGGGDRPWGETRGPGRGGQGRGERRRGSGEGDPRRPGGPRRGRPTNERRSDDKGRRGEDSGYRW